A stretch of the Malus domestica chromosome 08, GDT2T_hap1 genome encodes the following:
- the LOC103424340 gene encoding beta-glucosidase 12-like gives MGSRTNVFTTLVILCVIASFSAESSTVDVTRSDFPADFVFGVTTDAPQYEGATDVARKGPSVWDNYIEKFPERIQDHSNLSIATDSYRRYKEDVVAMKNLGVDANRFSIAWTRILPNGSLNGGINQEGLDHYNNVIDELLKNGIQPFVTLLHFDPPQALTDKYGGVLSRSFVADFKDYCELCFKTYGDRVKNWITINEPLIMAKLGYDLGVGPPARCSVPVKEHAPACTGGNSGTEPYTVSHNLLLSHATVVNLYRDKFLGDQGGQIGISLVGQYDEPFSNSVEDKAAAKRLMDFEIGWYMEPLVYGDYPKIMRLLAKRRIPTFTVEEKKLMKGSFDFIGVNYYTARFGRYLPRKPGAPIAYSSDTFARAVTENKDRVLIGPKAQGIDFIYSYPQGLQKLLEFMNQNYQCPTVYITENGITEAKLDKSLKDPHRIQYILEHLYRIKMAMKNGVNVKGYFHWSLLDNFEFRQGFVPKFGLYYVDRNNNLTRIPKESAKWLPKFLNDNA, from the exons ATGGGATCCCGAACAAACGTGTTTACCACTTTAGTAATATTATGTGTCATTGCCTCTTTCTCAGCTGAATCGTCCACCGTTGATGTTACCAGGTCCGACTTTCCAgccgattttgtttttggagtCACGACTGATGCTCcgcag TACGAAGGAGCAACAGATGTCGCACGTAAAGGACCAAGTGTGTGGGATAACTACATTGAGAAGTTTCCAG aGAGGATTCAGGACCACTCCAATCTGTCTATTGCCACCGATTCGTATAGGCGATACAAG GAAGATGTGGTGGCTATGAAGAACCTTGGAGTCGATGCCAACAGATTTTCTATTGCCTGGACCAGGATTCTTCCTA ACGGAAGCTTGAATGGTGGAATAAATCAAGAGGGCCTTGATCACTACAACAATGTGATCGATGAATTACTGAAGAATG GCATCCAACCCTTTGTGACCCTCTTGCACTTTGACCCACCACAAGCCTTGACGGACAAGTACGGAGGAGTCCTGAGCCGCTCTTTTGT GGCTGATTTCAAGGACTACTGCGAGCTATGCTTTAAAACCTATGGCGATAGGGTAAAAAATTGGATCACAATCAACGAGCCACTGATTATGGCCAAGCTGGGTTATGACCTTGGAGTTGGTCCACCAGCCAGGTGCTCGGTTCCTGTGAAAGAACATGCTCCTGCATGTACAGGCGGAAATTCCGGCACTGAGCCATACACTGTGAGCCATAACCTTCTCCTTTCCCATGCTACCGTTGTCAACCTCTACAGAGATAAGTTTCTC GGAGATCAAGGTGGTCAAATCGGAATCAGTCTGGTTGGGCAGTATGATGAGCCATTTTCTAATTCAGTAGAAGACAAGGCAGCGGCAAAGAGACTAATGGACTTTGAAATTGGGTG GTATATGGAACCGTTAGTATATGGAGACTACCCGAAAATTATGAGACTCTTAGCCAAGCGAAGGATACCGACTTTCACAGTGGAAGAGAAAAAACTTATGAAGGGATCCTTCGATTTCATTGGGGTCAATTACTATACTGCAAGATTTGGTCGCTACCTACCAAGAAAACCTGGTGCACCAATCGCCTACAGCAGTGATACTTTTGCTAGAGCTGTGACTGAAA ATAAAGATCGAGTCCTAATTGGCCCTAAA GCTCAAGGAATCGACTTTATATACTCTTATCCACAAGGATTACAGAAACTTTTGGAGTTCATGAACCAAAACTACCAGTGCCCAACAGTTTATATTACGGAGAATGGAATTACCGAAGCCAAGCTTGATAAATCATTGAAGGATCCACATAGAATCCAATATATTCTTGAGCATCTGTACCGGATCAAGATGGCAATGAA GAATGGTGTGAATGTGAAGGGATACTTTCATTGGTCCCTACTCGATAATTTTGAGTTTCGGCAAGGGTTTGTTCCAAAATTCGGTCTTTACTATGTGGACCGTAACAACAACCTTACTCGAATTCCCAAAGAGTCGGCAAAGTGGCTCCCAAAATTCCTGAATGATAATGCCTAG